A single region of the Streptomyces virginiae genome encodes:
- a CDS encoding aminoacyl-tRNA hydrolase: protein MSSQHTDDISGRPAVGADSPFRQEHVLRDEAPQFVLPLVVRIEKAEPPARTDALETAARAVLVLLTDERAHGEGEWAQAVRDWQDARIRKVVRRARGAEWRKAETLPGVTVAGDGALVRVFPPVPLDGWPKELAKLQVSGTDLDDPEPVAATVEQGLPVLWLNPGLDMSAGKAMAQVGHAAQLAWWELTGAERAAWQDSGFRLAVRTAPRERWAELSGSGLPVVRDAGFTEIAPGSATVVADHPALRARP, encoded by the coding sequence ATGAGCAGCCAGCACACCGACGACATCTCCGGCCGCCCCGCGGTCGGGGCGGACAGCCCCTTCCGCCAGGAGCACGTACTGCGCGACGAGGCACCGCAGTTCGTGCTGCCGCTGGTGGTGCGGATCGAGAAGGCCGAACCGCCCGCCCGGACGGACGCCCTGGAGACGGCGGCGCGCGCCGTACTGGTCCTGCTCACCGACGAGCGGGCGCACGGCGAGGGCGAATGGGCCCAGGCCGTCCGCGACTGGCAGGACGCCCGGATCCGCAAGGTGGTCCGGCGGGCGCGCGGGGCGGAGTGGCGCAAGGCCGAGACCCTGCCGGGCGTCACGGTGGCGGGGGACGGCGCGCTGGTGCGGGTCTTCCCGCCGGTGCCCCTCGACGGGTGGCCCAAGGAGCTGGCCAAGCTCCAGGTGTCGGGCACCGATCTGGACGACCCGGAGCCGGTCGCCGCCACCGTGGAGCAGGGGCTGCCGGTGCTGTGGCTCAACCCCGGCCTCGACATGTCGGCCGGCAAGGCCATGGCCCAGGTCGGGCACGCGGCGCAGCTGGCGTGGTGGGAGCTGACCGGGGCGGAGCGGGCCGCCTGGCAGGACTCCGGTTTCCGGCTGGCGGTACGGACGGCCCCGCGCGAGCGGTGGGCCGAGCTGAGCGGGAGCGGGCTGCCGGTGGTCCGGGACGCCGGGTTCACCGAGATCGCACCGGGCAGCGCGACGGTGGTCGCCGACCATCCGGCGCTGCGGGCCCGGCCCTGA
- a CDS encoding AIM24 family protein, which produces MKSDLFASENLARPAVAPGMTLQNAKSVKYTVNGEMLARQGSMVAFRGNLQFERKGQGIGGMLKRAVTGEGLALMSVRGQGEAWFAHRAGNCFIIDFEPGDALTINGRNVLCFDPTLSYEIKMVKGAGMTGGGLFNSLFTGTGKLAVVCDGHPIIIPVTAQAPVHVDTDAVVGWSAQLETGLHRSQSVGSMIRGGSGEAVQLKLSGEGFVIVRPSEAVETATAH; this is translated from the coding sequence ATGAAGAGTGATCTTTTCGCGTCCGAGAACCTCGCCCGGCCCGCCGTCGCCCCGGGCATGACCCTGCAGAACGCCAAGTCCGTGAAGTACACCGTCAACGGTGAGATGCTGGCCCGCCAGGGCTCGATGGTCGCCTTCCGCGGCAACCTCCAGTTCGAGCGCAAGGGACAGGGCATAGGCGGCATGCTCAAGCGCGCCGTGACGGGCGAGGGCCTCGCGCTCATGTCCGTACGAGGCCAGGGCGAGGCCTGGTTCGCGCACCGGGCGGGCAACTGCTTCATCATCGACTTCGAGCCGGGTGACGCCCTCACCATCAACGGCCGCAACGTGCTCTGCTTCGACCCGACCCTGTCCTACGAGATCAAGATGGTGAAGGGCGCCGGCATGACCGGCGGCGGACTCTTCAACAGCCTCTTCACCGGCACCGGCAAGCTCGCCGTCGTCTGCGACGGCCACCCGATCATCATCCCGGTCACCGCCCAGGCACCCGTCCACGTGGACACGGACGCGGTGGTCGGCTGGAGCGCCCAGCTGGAGACCGGCCTGCACCGCTCCCAGTCGGTCGGCTCGATGATCCGGGGCGGCTCCGGCGAGGCCGTCCAGCTGAAGCTGAGCGGCGAGGGCTTCGTCATCGTCCGCCCGAGCGAGGCCGTCGAGACGGCGACCGCGCATTGA
- a CDS encoding ATP-binding cassette domain-containing protein translates to MNLTAVGRRYGRRRPWVLRGITLELPRGALVRVEGGNGGGKSTLLRLVAGIEAPTEGRVAGRPPRTGYVPERFPAALPLTAADYLTHLGRVHGLPSAEAARRAADGLERFGAAAYARTPMAELSKGSSQKVAVAQALLAEPGLLVLDEAWTGLDASARAELDRAVLERTAAGGTVVFVDHDPRRLAGAAVAHHRLEGGALVAVSAAAGPRVRIHAVGPPGCAPPPDLPASPAPGGGVLLTVDAERSDVVLYDLLTARPPWHIRAVEELP, encoded by the coding sequence TTGAACCTGACGGCCGTGGGCCGCCGCTACGGACGGCGCCGGCCCTGGGTGCTGCGCGGGATCACACTCGAACTCCCGCGCGGCGCCCTCGTCCGCGTCGAAGGTGGCAACGGCGGCGGCAAGTCCACCCTGCTGCGGCTCGTCGCCGGGATCGAGGCCCCGACCGAGGGGCGGGTCGCCGGCCGCCCGCCGCGCACCGGCTACGTACCCGAACGCTTCCCGGCGGCGCTGCCGCTCACGGCCGCCGACTACCTGACCCACCTGGGGCGGGTGCACGGCCTCCCGAGCGCCGAGGCGGCGCGCCGCGCCGCCGACGGGCTGGAGCGGTTCGGCGCCGCCGCGTACGCCCGCACCCCGATGGCCGAGCTGTCCAAGGGCAGCAGCCAGAAGGTCGCCGTCGCACAGGCCCTGCTCGCGGAGCCGGGGCTGCTCGTTCTCGACGAGGCGTGGACCGGTCTCGACGCGTCCGCCCGGGCGGAACTGGACCGGGCCGTCCTCGAACGCACCGCCGCCGGAGGGACGGTGGTGTTCGTCGACCACGACCCCCGGCGTCTCGCGGGCGCGGCCGTCGCCCACCACCGGCTCGAAGGCGGGGCGCTCGTAGCGGTGTCGGCGGCGGCCGGGCCCCGGGTGCGGATCCACGCCGTCGGCCCGCCCGGATGCGCACCGCCACCGGACCTCCCCGCTTCGCCGGCACCCGGCGGCGGAGTGCTGCTCACCGTCGACGCCGAACGCTCCGACGTGGTCCTGTACGACCTGCTCACCGCCCGGCCGCCCTGGCACATCCGCGCCGTGGAGGAACTCCCGTGA
- a CDS encoding ABC transporter codes for MTALLRYQGALLLRSQRWLAPLIAYAALVAVGIRPGDPVADSLGLVAAGLVPAAAWLVRICVSVEPDAARACTAAAAGPVRVHAAALLTASTGALLAGAAAAAVALLTGDRSGTDPGRAALAGALAVAACALTGAAVGALCSRPLVRRRGHGILAATLGSLLALILAVSPARGAVSALVTAGRSGPVPLPLTALAGALLLAAGAGAAACLVAARRS; via the coding sequence GTGACCGCCCTGCTCCGCTACCAAGGCGCCCTGCTGCTGCGCTCCCAGCGCTGGCTCGCGCCCCTGATCGCCTACGCCGCCCTCGTGGCCGTCGGCATCCGGCCCGGCGACCCGGTGGCGGACTCCCTCGGGCTCGTGGCCGCCGGTCTGGTCCCGGCCGCCGCATGGCTGGTCCGGATCTGCGTGAGCGTCGAACCCGACGCGGCCCGCGCCTGCACGGCGGCCGCCGCCGGTCCCGTACGTGTCCACGCGGCGGCCCTGCTCACCGCGTCGACCGGGGCGCTGCTCGCCGGAGCCGCGGCCGCCGCCGTGGCCCTGCTGACCGGCGACCGGTCCGGCACGGACCCCGGCCGGGCCGCCCTCGCCGGGGCCCTCGCGGTGGCGGCCTGCGCGCTGACCGGCGCGGCCGTGGGAGCCCTGTGCAGCCGGCCCCTGGTCCGACGCCGGGGCCACGGGATTCTCGCGGCGACCCTCGGCTCCCTGCTCGCCCTGATCCTCGCGGTCTCGCCGGCCCGCGGCGCGGTGTCCGCCCTGGTCACGGCGGGCCGCTCGGGGCCGGTACCCCTACCGCTCACGGCCCTGGCGGGCGCGCTCCTGCTGGCCGCCGGGGCGGGCGCGGCGGCCTGCCTGGTCGCCGCGCGGCGGAGCTAG
- a CDS encoding TolB family protein — translation MNPPSRRLRLALVVTAVLLLAGGSLGYVLHARHRERPPAQQADASFGALEPGLYFRDTAGGRIARQGGPGLPRVTGGPSCDRFHTAGGHALCLRKLPGVPARTEALVLDRRLREVRKVTVPGIPNRARVSASGQILSWTTFTTGDSYNTAAFSTRTAILDLRTGYLVKSIEQIPLTLDGARHHDSDVNYWGVTFAADDNRFYATVSTRGATHLVEGDLRAWSAKALRENAECPSLSPDGARVAFKKKVSDDPRAPWRLYVLDLATMREHPLAEPHSVDDQAAWLDDATLAYALPGQDGRASDIWSTPADGTGEPALLVPGGSSPADVD, via the coding sequence GTGAATCCCCCGTCCCGCCGGCTGCGCCTGGCCTTGGTCGTCACCGCGGTGCTGCTGCTGGCGGGCGGCTCGCTGGGCTACGTCCTGCACGCGCGGCACCGCGAACGGCCGCCCGCACAGCAGGCCGACGCCTCGTTCGGCGCCCTGGAGCCGGGCCTCTACTTCCGGGACACGGCCGGCGGGCGGATCGCGCGCCAAGGCGGCCCGGGCCTCCCGCGGGTGACCGGCGGCCCGTCCTGCGACCGCTTCCACACCGCCGGGGGCCATGCCCTGTGCCTGCGCAAGCTGCCGGGGGTGCCGGCGCGTACGGAGGCCCTCGTACTCGACCGACGCCTGCGGGAGGTCCGCAAGGTGACCGTGCCCGGCATCCCGAACCGGGCCCGCGTCTCGGCCTCGGGCCAGATCCTGTCCTGGACCACCTTCACGACCGGCGACTCCTACAACACGGCCGCGTTCTCCACCCGGACGGCGATCCTGGACCTGCGCACCGGCTATCTGGTCAAGTCGATCGAGCAGATCCCGCTGACCCTCGACGGGGCCCGGCACCACGACTCCGACGTCAACTACTGGGGCGTGACCTTCGCCGCCGACGACAACCGCTTCTACGCCACCGTCTCCACCCGGGGCGCCACCCACCTCGTCGAGGGCGATCTGCGCGCCTGGTCGGCGAAGGCGCTGCGGGAGAACGCCGAATGCCCCTCCCTGTCACCGGACGGCGCCCGCGTCGCCTTCAAGAAGAAGGTCTCCGACGATCCCCGGGCACCGTGGCGGTTGTACGTCCTCGACCTGGCGACGATGCGCGAACACCCACTGGCCGAGCCGCACAGCGTCGACGACCAGGCCGCGTGGCTGGACGACGCGACCCTCGCCTACGCCCTACCGGGCCAGGACGGCCGCGCGAGCGACATCTGGTCCACCCCGGCGGACGGCACGGGCGAACCCGCCCTCCTCGTCCCGGGCGGCTCCTCCCCCGCCGACGTGGACTGA
- a CDS encoding MFS transporter, with protein MYLAANGRPDAPPRPPGVRRRVPAAVLALGTVSLVTDISSEMVTAVLPLYLVLGLGLTPLQFGFLDGMFNGATALVRLLGGRLADRGGHHKRVAGAGYLLSALSRLGLLLAGGATAGIAAALAADRLGKGVRTAPRDALISLSGPPESLGRSFGVHRAMDTTGALLGPLAAFAVLWATADAYDAVFAVSFSIGLLGVLLLVAYVPAAPGPAAPGPAPAPAPPPRRPVLRDPVFRRVLYASALLGATTIGDAFLYLLLLRELDLPPALFTLLPLGAAAVYLLLAVPAGRLADRTGRRTAFLLGHCALLGAYALLLAPVRVPTVVGVLALLGIFYAATDGVLMALAAPALPAAGRAGGLAVLQTGQALARLLGAAGFGAAWTLWGQRPALWAAALALAGALAAASRILPAAPAAPAAPQEVP; from the coding sequence ATGTACCTGGCCGCCAACGGCCGCCCGGACGCGCCGCCCCGACCCCCAGGGGTCCGGCGGCGCGTCCCCGCCGCCGTCCTCGCGCTCGGCACGGTCAGTCTCGTCACCGACATCTCATCCGAGATGGTCACGGCGGTGCTGCCCCTCTACCTCGTCCTGGGCCTGGGCCTGACCCCCCTCCAGTTCGGCTTCCTGGACGGGATGTTCAACGGGGCCACGGCCCTCGTACGGCTGCTCGGCGGGCGGCTCGCCGACCGGGGCGGCCACCACAAGCGGGTCGCCGGGGCCGGCTACCTGCTCTCCGCACTCTCCCGGCTCGGGCTGCTGCTCGCAGGCGGCGCCACCGCCGGGATCGCCGCCGCGCTCGCCGCCGACCGGCTGGGCAAGGGCGTCCGAACCGCCCCGCGCGACGCCCTCATCTCGCTCAGCGGGCCCCCCGAGAGCCTCGGCCGTTCCTTCGGCGTGCACCGCGCCATGGACACCACGGGCGCCCTGCTGGGGCCTCTCGCCGCGTTCGCCGTGCTGTGGGCGACCGCCGACGCCTACGACGCGGTGTTCGCCGTCAGTTTCTCCATCGGCCTGCTCGGCGTGCTGCTGCTCGTCGCGTACGTCCCGGCGGCGCCCGGACCGGCGGCGCCCGGGCCTGCCCCGGCCCCGGCTCCCCCGCCGCGGCGTCCCGTCCTGCGCGACCCCGTGTTCCGCCGGGTGCTGTACGCCTCGGCCCTGCTCGGCGCCACCACCATCGGCGACGCCTTCCTCTACCTGCTGCTCCTGCGCGAACTCGACCTGCCGCCCGCCCTGTTCACACTGCTGCCGCTCGGGGCCGCCGCCGTCTACCTGCTGCTCGCCGTCCCCGCGGGCCGGCTCGCCGACCGGACCGGCCGCCGGACGGCCTTCCTGCTCGGGCACTGCGCCCTGCTCGGCGCCTACGCCCTGCTGCTCGCCCCCGTCCGCGTGCCGACCGTCGTGGGGGTGCTCGCCCTGCTGGGGATCTTCTACGCGGCCACCGACGGGGTGCTGATGGCGCTCGCCGCTCCCGCGCTGCCCGCGGCCGGCCGGGCGGGCGGGCTCGCGGTCCTGCAGACCGGCCAGGCGCTGGCCCGGCTGCTGGGCGCCGCCGGCTTCGGGGCGGCGTGGACCCTCTGGGGGCAGCGGCCCGCCCTCTGGGCCGCGGCCCTCGCGCTGGCCGGGGCGCTCGCGGCCGCCTCTCGGATCCTGCCCGCCGCTCCGGCCGCGCCCGCCGCTCCCCAGGAGGTCCCGTGA
- a CDS encoding discoidin domain-containing protein, with protein MRLNASAQPPLLRGRLRTLLLTGLTGLAALTLVGGLLLAWPGRAGAAADPLISRGKPATASSTESSSLGARNAFDGDPATRWASAEGKDPQWIRVDLGAGATVSRVRLTWEAAYAKAYRVEVSADGAAWTPIAVESAGNGGVDDWTGLSGKGRYLRVQGTARGTSYGYSLFEAEVYGTVGDGPPPGGSFTVVAAGDIAAQCTASDSGCAHPKTAALAQRIDPKFYLTMGDNQYDDARLSDYRAYYDKSWGAFKAKTRPVPGNHETYDPAGPLAGYKSYFGSIAYPQGKSYYSFDEGNWHFVALDSNSFDKAAQIDWLKADLASNTRPCVAAYWHHPLYSSGGHGNDPVSKPVWKILYAAKADLVLNGHDHHYERFAPQDPEGRATADGIVEIVGGMGGAEPYPIEEVQPNSQKRISGPYGVVKLDFTDSGYGWTYVATDGQVKDTSPKYSCH; from the coding sequence ATGCGCCTGAACGCCTCCGCTCAACCCCCTCTGTTACGCGGCAGACTCCGCACCCTCCTCCTCACCGGCCTCACCGGCCTCGCCGCACTCACGCTCGTCGGCGGGCTCCTCCTGGCCTGGCCCGGCCGGGCCGGGGCCGCCGCCGACCCCCTCATATCCCGCGGGAAGCCCGCCACCGCCTCCTCCACCGAGTCCTCCTCGCTGGGCGCCAGGAACGCCTTCGACGGCGACCCCGCCACCCGCTGGGCCAGCGCCGAGGGCAAGGACCCGCAGTGGATCCGGGTCGACCTCGGCGCCGGGGCCACCGTCTCGCGGGTCCGGCTCACCTGGGAGGCCGCCTACGCCAAGGCGTACCGCGTCGAGGTCTCCGCCGACGGCGCCGCCTGGACCCCGATCGCCGTCGAGAGCGCCGGCAACGGCGGCGTCGACGACTGGACCGGTCTGTCCGGCAAGGGCCGCTACCTGCGGGTCCAGGGCACCGCGCGCGGCACCTCGTACGGCTACTCGCTCTTCGAGGCCGAGGTGTACGGAACCGTCGGGGACGGGCCGCCGCCGGGCGGCTCCTTCACGGTCGTCGCGGCGGGCGACATCGCCGCGCAGTGCACGGCGTCCGACAGCGGCTGCGCGCACCCGAAGACGGCCGCGCTCGCGCAGCGCATCGACCCGAAGTTCTATCTGACGATGGGCGACAACCAGTACGACGACGCCCGGCTGTCCGACTACCGCGCCTACTACGACAAGAGCTGGGGCGCCTTCAAGGCCAAGACCCGCCCGGTCCCCGGCAACCACGAGACGTACGACCCGGCCGGCCCGCTCGCCGGGTACAAGTCGTACTTCGGCAGCATCGCCTACCCGCAGGGCAAGAGCTACTACAGCTTCGACGAGGGCAACTGGCACTTCGTCGCCCTCGACTCCAACTCCTTCGACAAGGCAGCCCAGATCGACTGGCTGAAGGCCGACCTCGCCTCCAACACCAGGCCGTGCGTGGCCGCCTACTGGCACCACCCGCTGTACTCCTCCGGCGGACACGGCAACGACCCCGTCTCCAAACCGGTCTGGAAGATCCTCTACGCCGCCAAGGCCGACCTGGTCCTGAACGGGCACGACCACCACTACGAACGGTTCGCCCCGCAGGACCCCGAGGGCCGGGCGACGGCCGACGGGATCGTGGAGATCGTCGGCGGGATGGGCGGCGCCGAGCCCTATCCGATCGAGGAGGTCCAGCCCAACAGCCAGAAGCGGATCAGCGGACCGTACGGCGTGGTGAAGCTGGACTTCACCGACTCCGGCTACGGATGGACCTACGTGGCCACCGACGGCCAGGTCAAGGACACGAGCCCGAAGTACAGCTGCCACTGA
- a CDS encoding polysaccharide deacetylase family protein — protein sequence MTNSVRKVAAAAATAVLGAALAGCGGGAGAPDAGREARMGTPAASASASTSASAAGAPAASPQAGAPAKPPTMAPGPNGLTPVFERAKQRTDKTVALTFDADMTSDQGPRAADGEHFDNPALISTLRTLKVPSTIFMTGRWAEEYPDQAKSIGTDPNFEIANHSYSHHAFTSPCYGLPALDGAAARADVDRAFAAFKQAGAVNTVPYFRFPGGCYDDQALRALSTAKVTAVQWDVVSGDAFAKDPVAVAEQVLDGVKPGSVVVMHCTRSAAPVTEEAVRRIVPELRKRGYRFVKVSELIGK from the coding sequence GTGACCAATTCCGTACGCAAAGTAGCTGCCGCAGCTGCCACAGCGGTGCTCGGCGCCGCGCTCGCGGGATGCGGGGGCGGCGCCGGCGCGCCGGACGCCGGCCGCGAGGCCCGTATGGGCACCCCCGCCGCCTCGGCCTCCGCCTCCACCTCGGCGTCCGCCGCCGGAGCGCCCGCCGCGTCCCCGCAGGCCGGTGCACCCGCCAAGCCCCCGACCATGGCGCCCGGCCCGAACGGCTTGACCCCCGTCTTCGAACGGGCGAAGCAGCGGACGGACAAGACCGTGGCGCTGACCTTCGACGCCGACATGACCTCCGATCAGGGGCCGCGCGCCGCGGACGGGGAGCACTTCGACAACCCCGCGCTGATCTCGACCCTGCGCACCCTCAAGGTGCCGTCGACGATCTTCATGACGGGCCGCTGGGCCGAGGAGTACCCGGACCAGGCCAAGTCGATCGGCACCGACCCGAACTTCGAGATCGCGAACCACTCGTACAGCCACCATGCCTTCACGTCCCCCTGCTACGGGCTGCCGGCACTCGACGGCGCGGCCGCCCGCGCCGATGTCGACCGGGCCTTCGCCGCCTTCAAGCAGGCGGGCGCCGTCAACACCGTCCCGTACTTCCGCTTCCCCGGCGGCTGCTACGACGACCAGGCGCTGCGAGCCCTGTCCACGGCCAAGGTCACGGCCGTCCAGTGGGACGTGGTCAGCGGGGACGCCTTCGCAAAGGACCCGGTCGCCGTCGCCGAGCAGGTGCTCGACGGCGTGAAGCCCGGCTCGGTGGTGGTCATGCACTGCACGCGCAGCGCGGCCCCGGTCACGGAGGAGGCCGTCCGCCGGATCGTCCCGGAACTACGCAAGCGCGGCTACCGGTTCGTGAAGGTCTCCGAACTGATCGGCAAGTAG
- a CDS encoding PPK2 family polyphosphate kinase: MAGKQNEKRKSAKSSEKRLEKPAKRAKQEKQETREKSAEPAKSAKNTKPTKDAEPGKSEKSGKSGKRSAAEGFGARPLRELLRVTPGERPDLGGIDPSATPGGPVDKAAGVAATALLAQPLGSLQERLYAASTAGDRRRVLLILQGMDTSGKGGTLKHVIGLFNPSGCRIKAFKAPTEEELGHPFLWRIKQELPRPGEIGIFDRSHYEDVLIARVRELVPRNRVRARYAQINRFEKALADDGVSVVKVFLHIGYEEQRARLLQRLDNPDKHWKFNVGDIEERTVWPAYQEAYEVALERCSTDEAPWYVVPADRKWYRNWAISTLLREHLEDIDPQYPKGEFDVEECRRRLLAS, from the coding sequence ATGGCCGGGAAGCAGAACGAGAAGCGGAAATCGGCGAAGTCGTCCGAGAAGCGGCTGGAGAAGCCGGCCAAGCGGGCGAAGCAGGAGAAGCAGGAGACGCGGGAGAAGTCCGCCGAGCCCGCGAAGAGCGCGAAGAACACCAAGCCGACGAAGGACGCCGAGCCCGGGAAATCGGAGAAGTCCGGGAAGTCCGGGAAGCGGTCCGCCGCCGAGGGCTTCGGGGCCCGCCCGCTGCGGGAGCTGCTGCGCGTCACCCCGGGCGAGCGGCCGGACCTCGGCGGCATCGACCCCTCCGCGACCCCCGGCGGCCCCGTCGACAAGGCGGCCGGAGTGGCCGCCACCGCTCTGCTGGCGCAGCCGCTCGGCTCCCTCCAGGAGCGGCTGTACGCGGCGAGCACCGCCGGCGACCGCCGCCGGGTGCTGCTGATCCTCCAAGGCATGGACACCAGCGGCAAGGGCGGCACCCTCAAGCACGTGATCGGCCTGTTCAACCCTTCCGGCTGCCGGATCAAGGCCTTCAAGGCACCCACCGAGGAAGAGCTGGGCCACCCCTTCCTGTGGCGGATCAAGCAGGAGCTCCCCCGGCCGGGCGAGATCGGCATCTTCGACCGTTCCCACTACGAGGACGTGCTCATCGCCCGGGTCCGCGAGCTGGTGCCGCGCAACCGGGTACGCGCCCGGTACGCCCAGATCAACCGGTTCGAGAAGGCCCTCGCGGACGACGGCGTGAGCGTGGTGAAGGTCTTCCTGCACATCGGCTACGAGGAGCAGCGGGCCCGGCTCCTGCAGCGGCTGGACAACCCGGACAAGCACTGGAAGTTCAACGTGGGCGACATCGAGGAGCGCACCGTGTGGCCCGCGTACCAGGAGGCGTACGAGGTGGCGCTGGAGCGCTGCTCCACCGACGAGGCGCCCTGGTACGTGGTGCCCGCGGACCGCAAGTGGTACCGCAACTGGGCGATCAGCACACTGCTGCGGGAGCACCTGGAGGACATCGATCCGCAGTATCCGAAGGGGGAGTTCGATGTCGAGGAGTGCCGCAGGAGGCTGCTGGCGAGCTGA
- a CDS encoding alkaline phosphatase PhoX, whose amino-acid sequence MSLSRRSLLAAGGIAFSGALGALFAGGGSRAVAARAPRPRAPGSGRGYGPLVADPRGLLDLPAGFTYRVLSRAGDPLRSGEGPVPANCDGMAAFGADGGRVRLVRNHENRTTAALRVPAVRGLTYDPEALGGCTALELDAAGRVTGERVALAGTAVNCAGGRTPWNTWLSCEETEDRAGTSGYTRDHGYVFEVDPADPHRSGAVPLTAMGRFAHEAVAVDPYRGVVYETEDAFVRPFGLFYRFLPERPLGGLGSLRAGGRLEALRVPGLADLAVVDEPGAEFPVEWVPVPDPSAAGTPIRLQDFGPGGITHAQKLEGCYWGDGGVHFVSSFARSGEGAAADHHGQVWFHDPRRSTIRLDVRFGPAADIALPGDSPDNICLAPDGGLMVCEDGGGAQYVFGVTEGGEVYPMARNAEDIGGPGAPEWGEFAGVTFSPDGRTMFVNAYAPGTTFAVTGPWH is encoded by the coding sequence ATGTCCCTGTCCCGACGCAGCCTGCTCGCCGCGGGTGGGATCGCCTTCAGCGGTGCCCTCGGCGCCCTGTTCGCCGGTGGCGGCTCCCGGGCCGTCGCCGCCCGGGCCCCGCGGCCCCGGGCCCCCGGCAGCGGCCGGGGGTACGGGCCGCTGGTCGCCGATCCGCGCGGGCTGCTCGACCTGCCCGCGGGGTTCACGTACCGGGTGCTGTCCCGGGCCGGCGATCCGCTGCGCTCCGGCGAGGGCCCCGTACCCGCCAACTGCGACGGCATGGCGGCCTTCGGGGCCGACGGCGGCCGTGTACGCCTCGTCCGCAACCACGAGAACCGCACCACCGCCGCCCTGCGCGTCCCCGCGGTCCGGGGGCTGACCTACGATCCCGAGGCCCTCGGCGGCTGCACCGCCCTGGAGCTGGACGCGGCCGGGCGGGTCACCGGCGAGCGGGTCGCCCTCGCGGGCACCGCCGTCAACTGCGCGGGCGGCCGCACCCCCTGGAACACCTGGCTGAGCTGCGAGGAGACCGAGGACCGCGCGGGCACCTCCGGCTACACCCGCGACCACGGCTACGTCTTCGAGGTCGACCCGGCCGACCCGCACCGCTCGGGCGCGGTCCCGCTCACCGCGATGGGCCGCTTCGCGCACGAGGCCGTCGCCGTGGACCCGTACCGCGGGGTCGTCTACGAGACCGAGGACGCCTTCGTCCGGCCGTTCGGGCTGTTCTACCGGTTCCTGCCGGAGCGGCCGCTGGGCGGGCTCGGCTCGCTGCGCGCCGGGGGCCGACTGGAGGCCCTGCGGGTGCCGGGGCTCGCGGACCTGGCGGTGGTGGACGAGCCCGGGGCGGAGTTCCCGGTGGAGTGGGTGCCCGTACCCGACCCGTCGGCGGCCGGGACGCCGATCCGGCTCCAGGACTTCGGGCCCGGCGGGATCACCCACGCGCAGAAGCTGGAGGGCTGCTACTGGGGCGACGGCGGGGTGCACTTCGTGTCCAGCTTCGCGCGCAGCGGCGAGGGCGCGGCCGCCGACCACCACGGGCAGGTGTGGTTCCACGACCCGCGGCGCTCCACGATCCGCCTGGACGTGCGCTTCGGCCCGGCCGCCGACATCGCGCTGCCCGGGGACTCCCCCGACAACATCTGCCTGGCCCCGGACGGCGGACTGATGGTGTGCGAGGACGGCGGCGGCGCGCAGTACGTCTTCGGGGTGACGGAGGGCGGTGAGGTCTACCCGATGGCCCGCAACGCCGAGGACATCGGAGGCCCCGGGGCCCCGGAGTGGGGGGAGTTCGCCGGGGTCACCTTCTCCCCCGACGGGCGGACGATGTTCGTGAACGCCTACGCGCCGGGGACGACGTTCGCGGTGACGGGGCCCTGGCACTGA